A region of Cucumis melo cultivar AY chromosome 2, USDA_Cmelo_AY_1.0, whole genome shotgun sequence DNA encodes the following proteins:
- the LOC103492140 gene encoding putative pectinesterase/pectinesterase inhibitor 22 isoform X2 codes for MGRSVNSNPSSVLSAAIRATINEARQAIESITKFSTFSFSYREEMAIEDCKELLDFSVAELAWSLAEMKRIRAGKNEAPDEGNLKAWLSAALSNQDTCLEGFEGTDRHIVGFIRGSLKQVTLLISNVLALYTQLHSLPFQPPRNETMEKTKSSEFPDWMMDSEHKLVKSHPRNVHVDAIVALDGSGDFRSITEAVNEAPSYSNRRYIIYVKKGVYKENIDMKRKKTNIMFIGDGIGETIVTGSRNFLQGWTTFRTATVAVSGKGFIARDMTFRNTAGPENHQAVALRVDSDQSAFFRCSFEGHQDTLYVHSLRQFYRECNIYGTIDYIFGNGAAVFQKCNIYTRVPLPLQKVTITAQGRKSPHQSTGFSIQDSFIYATQPTYLGRPWKLYSRTVFLNTYMSGLVQPRGWLEWYGNFALGTLWYGEYKNYGPGASLSGRVKWPGYHNIQDPTMARFFTSEHFIDGRSWLPKTGIKFTLGLSN; via the exons ATGGGAAGAAGTGTGAACTCAAATCCAAGTTCTGTCTTGAGTGCTGCAATTAGAGCAACTATTAATGAAGCTAGACAAGCCATAGAGTCTATAACAAAGTTCAGCACATTCTCGTTTAGCTACCGTGAAGAAATGGCAATTGAGGACTGCAAGGAGCTTCTTGATTTCTCTGTGGCAGAGCTGGCATGGTCATTAGCTGAGATGAAAAGGATTCGTGCAGGCAAAAACGAAGCTCCCGACGAAGGAAATCTCAAAGCATGGCTAAGCGCCGCTCTCAGCAACCAAGATACATGCCTTGAAGGCTTTGAAGGCACAGACAGGCATATTGTAGGTTTCATTAGAGGTAGTTTGAAGCAAGTTACACTGCTCATTAGCAATGTCTTGGCATTGTACACTCAATTACACAGCTTACCATTTCAACCCCCACGGAATGAAACGATGGAGAAAACTAAAAGTTCAGAGTTTCCAGATTGGATGATGGATAGCGAGCACAAGCTTGTGAAATCTCATCCACGTAATGTCCACGTTGATGCTATCGTGGCTTTGGATGGAAGCGGAGATTTCCGTTCTATCACAGAAGCTGTAAATGAAGCTCCAAGTTATAGCAATAGAAGGTACATCATATATGTGAAGAAGGGAGTTTACAAAGAAAATATCGACATGAAGCGAAAGAAAACCAACATAATGTTTATTGGAGATGGTATCGGAGAAACAATAGTGACCGGAAGTCGTAATTTTCTGCAGGGATGGACTACTTTCAGAACTGCAACTGTTG CTGTCTCTGGGAAGGGATTCATAGCAAGAGATATGACATTTCGCAACACGGCTGGGCCAGAAAACCATCAGGCAGTGGCACTCCGTGTTGACTCCGATCAGTCAGCCTTCTTCCGGTGCAGCTTCGAAGGTCATCAAGACACGCTTTACGTTCACTCCCTCCGCCAATTTTACAGGGAATGCAACATATACGGCACCATAGACTACATTTTCGGCAACGGGGCAGCGGTATTCCAAAAATGCAACATCTACACCAGAGTTCCTCTCCCACTCCAGAAGGTCACAATCACTGCACAAGGTCGAAAATCTCCTCACCAGAGTACGGGTTTTTCAATCCAAGACAGCTTTATTTATGCAACTCAACCAACATATCTTGGAAGACCGTGGAAGCTATATTCAAGAACTGTCTTCTTGAACACTTACATGAGTGGTTTGGTACAACCTAGAGGATGGCTTGAGTGGTATGGCAATTTTGCTTTAGGTACATTGTGGTATGGAGAGTATAAAAACTATGGACCTGGTGCATCCCTATCAGGTCGAGTCAAATGGCCTGGGTACCATAATATTCAAGACCCTACCATGGCTAGGTTCTTCACCTCCGAGCACTTCATCGACGGTCGATCATGGTTGCCAAAGACAGGTATTAAGTTCACATTGGGATTGAGTAATTAA
- the LOC103492140 gene encoding putative pectinesterase/pectinesterase inhibitor 22 isoform X1, translating into MSRVSLAIHLFMLIFIPVLQVSCIDVNVIYPDEQNNVTQSMISQICADIEDRNSCISNIQLEMGRSVNSNPSSVLSAAIRATINEARQAIESITKFSTFSFSYREEMAIEDCKELLDFSVAELAWSLAEMKRIRAGKNEAPDEGNLKAWLSAALSNQDTCLEGFEGTDRHIVGFIRGSLKQVTLLISNVLALYTQLHSLPFQPPRNETMEKTKSSEFPDWMMDSEHKLVKSHPRNVHVDAIVALDGSGDFRSITEAVNEAPSYSNRRYIIYVKKGVYKENIDMKRKKTNIMFIGDGIGETIVTGSRNFLQGWTTFRTATVAVSGKGFIARDMTFRNTAGPENHQAVALRVDSDQSAFFRCSFEGHQDTLYVHSLRQFYRECNIYGTIDYIFGNGAAVFQKCNIYTRVPLPLQKVTITAQGRKSPHQSTGFSIQDSFIYATQPTYLGRPWKLYSRTVFLNTYMSGLVQPRGWLEWYGNFALGTLWYGEYKNYGPGASLSGRVKWPGYHNIQDPTMARFFTSEHFIDGRSWLPKTGIKFTLGLSN; encoded by the exons ATGTCAAGAGTTTCTTTAGCCATTCATCTTTTTATGTTAATCTTTATTCCTGTATTACAAGTTTCCTGCATCGATGTTAATGTTATTTACCCGGATGAGCAAAATAATGTTACACAGTCCATGATTTCTCAGATTTGTGCTGATATCGAAGATCGAAATTCATGCATTTCGAACATACAACTTGAGATGGGAAGAAGTGTGAACTCAAATCCAAGTTCTGTCTTGAGTGCTGCAATTAGAGCAACTATTAATGAAGCTAGACAAGCCATAGAGTCTATAACAAAGTTCAGCACATTCTCGTTTAGCTACCGTGAAGAAATGGCAATTGAGGACTGCAAGGAGCTTCTTGATTTCTCTGTGGCAGAGCTGGCATGGTCATTAGCTGAGATGAAAAGGATTCGTGCAGGCAAAAACGAAGCTCCCGACGAAGGAAATCTCAAAGCATGGCTAAGCGCCGCTCTCAGCAACCAAGATACATGCCTTGAAGGCTTTGAAGGCACAGACAGGCATATTGTAGGTTTCATTAGAGGTAGTTTGAAGCAAGTTACACTGCTCATTAGCAATGTCTTGGCATTGTACACTCAATTACACAGCTTACCATTTCAACCCCCACGGAATGAAACGATGGAGAAAACTAAAAGTTCAGAGTTTCCAGATTGGATGATGGATAGCGAGCACAAGCTTGTGAAATCTCATCCACGTAATGTCCACGTTGATGCTATCGTGGCTTTGGATGGAAGCGGAGATTTCCGTTCTATCACAGAAGCTGTAAATGAAGCTCCAAGTTATAGCAATAGAAGGTACATCATATATGTGAAGAAGGGAGTTTACAAAGAAAATATCGACATGAAGCGAAAGAAAACCAACATAATGTTTATTGGAGATGGTATCGGAGAAACAATAGTGACCGGAAGTCGTAATTTTCTGCAGGGATGGACTACTTTCAGAACTGCAACTGTTG CTGTCTCTGGGAAGGGATTCATAGCAAGAGATATGACATTTCGCAACACGGCTGGGCCAGAAAACCATCAGGCAGTGGCACTCCGTGTTGACTCCGATCAGTCAGCCTTCTTCCGGTGCAGCTTCGAAGGTCATCAAGACACGCTTTACGTTCACTCCCTCCGCCAATTTTACAGGGAATGCAACATATACGGCACCATAGACTACATTTTCGGCAACGGGGCAGCGGTATTCCAAAAATGCAACATCTACACCAGAGTTCCTCTCCCACTCCAGAAGGTCACAATCACTGCACAAGGTCGAAAATCTCCTCACCAGAGTACGGGTTTTTCAATCCAAGACAGCTTTATTTATGCAACTCAACCAACATATCTTGGAAGACCGTGGAAGCTATATTCAAGAACTGTCTTCTTGAACACTTACATGAGTGGTTTGGTACAACCTAGAGGATGGCTTGAGTGGTATGGCAATTTTGCTTTAGGTACATTGTGGTATGGAGAGTATAAAAACTATGGACCTGGTGCATCCCTATCAGGTCGAGTCAAATGGCCTGGGTACCATAATATTCAAGACCCTACCATGGCTAGGTTCTTCACCTCCGAGCACTTCATCGACGGTCGATCATGGTTGCCAAAGACAGGTATTAAGTTCACATTGGGATTGAGTAATTAA